AGGGTAATGTGATAGTCCTGCTCTGCGGCCAAAATCAGAGCAGGGCATTTGATTTCCTTCAGATCACCGTGACGATCGTACCCCGATCGGAGTGCCTGCGAGAGGGCTCTCTTAGCCCGACCAGAAGTTTTTAAATAAGCCGGTAAGGCTGCTTTCGCTAGATATTGGTAGGCGGTTTGATGATGCCGCTGAATCAGGTAGCGGTAGAGGGATCGCTTCCCGAAATATTCAATATGCCAGGGCCGCCCCGGTTGCAGCCAATTCAGGATGGAGGCCACCCCAGTCCAGAGTTCATCCTGCCAGGTGACGGGGGGATGTTTACTTCTTGGAGAGGCAGAGGTTGCGATCAGGATCAGCCCACTGATCCGATCGGGAACTCTGAGGGCCAATTCCAGAGCCAGGATCCCTCCCAGGGACCAACCCAGAACCAGACAGCGAGAAATGTGGTGCTGATCCAGAAGTCTTTCCAGGTCAGCCAAGTGATCCATCATCGTGAACTCTTCCTGGGTGTGGCTACCCCCATAGCCCCGCAGATCAGGAGCCAGGGTCAGAAACTGACGGGACAGGGGCTCACAGAACACACCCATACATTCGCCGGAACCAGGATGACCATGGAGACAGAGAATCGGAAAACCCTGGCCTTGTTGCAAAACTTTGAGATTGAGAGCCTGGGACATTGCAATCTGGAGGAATGGATATAACATTGACTGGCAGCATTGGAAAACGCAGATGGGCCGAATTTTCATCTCTGCCGGACACGGTGGTTTAACAAGGGGGGTGCAAGACCCGGGGGCAATGGTTGCCGAGACCACAGAAGCCAGGGAAATGATCCTCACCCGGGACCTGATTGTCACAGAGTTAAGATTGCGTAACCTGGATGTGCTGGCCGTTCCCGATGATCTCAACTTAACCCAGACCATAGACTGGATCAACGTCCGCGCCACCCGCGAGGATGTGGCGCTAGAGATTCATGCCGATGCTTTTTCTAACCCCACGGTCCGAGGGGCCAGCGTGTTCTACATCGCCAATAATGACGATCGTAAAGCCCATGGCGATCTATTGTTACTGGCTTTGCTGCGGCGAGTCCCCCAATTGCTGAGTCGGGGAGCCCGTCCCGATACGGCCACCGGGGTAGGGCGTCTGGCCTTCTGTCGCCAGATTGCTGCCCCTTCTCTGCTCCTGGAGATTGGGTTTCTCACCAATCCAGACGATCGGTTCATTATCCAGACCCGGCGTCGGGATATTGCCCTGGGGATCGCCGATGGCCTTTCTTCCTGGAGTCGGGCCATTTCCGGCGGTAGCCTCCCCCCATCCCCCCCTACGTCTGGAACTGGCCCCTCAGAGATTGTCATCACAGTCAATGGCCAATTCCATGACGAAAAAGGCATTTTACTGAATGGCAATCCCTATGTTCCCGTCGATTTAATTGACAGCCTGGGCATCGAGATTCCTCGCACCGGGCAAGTTCGCCTGGTTAACTATCGCAGCATTGTCTATATCAAAGCGATCGAACTGCGTGATTTGAATCTCTCGGTCACCTGGGACAATAACAATCGAACTGTCAGCCTGCGATCGATTCTAAAGATCTACCCCGCCATGCTGGATCAGATTATGGGCCGGGGCCAGACCTCGGAAGTCCAATTGATGATGTTCTTGAAAACCAACCACGAATCTTCCCTGGCCCAGTTTCCAGACATTGCCAAACTCTATCGAGAGGAGGCTGGTATGGAGGGCGTCAACTATGACATTGCCTTCTGCCAGATGTGTGTGGAGACTACTTTTTTACGGTTTGGGGGTGACGTGAAACCCTCCCAGAATAACTTTGCCAGCTTGGGATCAATTGAGGGTGAACCTACTGGCGCAACCTTCGCCAGCACCCGACTCGGTGTCAGAGCCCATATTCAGCATCTGAAGGCTTACGCCACCAAGGAACCCCTAGTGCAGGAACTGGTCGATCCCCGGTTTCGCTTTATCACCCGGGGCATTGCCCCCCAACTAGAACAACTAGGGGGCCGATGGTCTGCTGATATGGAATACGGCAGCCGCATTTTGGCCCTGGTTAGACGGCTCTATGAGTCCTCCGGACTACTCTAATGGGCACAGGGTTATGATGGGCTAATACAGTGACCTGACGCTTGGCAGCATGGAGCAGAACTATTTTGACCAGGGCGTGGAAAAAGCCCGACAGGGGGATCTGGTGGGGGCGATCGCAGCCTTTGATCAGGCCCTGCAAACCCATCCCCAATCCGCTACCACTTACCACCGGCGAGGGCTGGCCCGGTTCAATCTGGGAGACTTGGCCGGGGCGATCGCAGATTATACCCAGGCCCTTCAGATCCAGCCTGACTTCTCAGAGGGTTACTTTGCCCGGGGGCTGGCCCAGATGGCCCAACATCAGCTCCAGGCTGCCCTGAAAGACGCAAATCAAGCCCTCCAACTCAATGCCGATCACGCCGCAGCCCGCCACCTGCAGGGAACCTTGCATCAGCGTCTGGGTAACACCCAGACGGCGATCGCCAGTCTGAAACAGGCTGCCCAGCTCTACCTGGCCCAAAAAGATGCCGAGAATGGTCGTCGCTGCCTAGAGACCATTCAGCAACTCCAGAGCGTGCTGATCCAGAGAAGTAAAACCCAGTCCTC
The nucleotide sequence above comes from Leptolyngbya sp. 'hensonii'. Encoded proteins:
- a CDS encoding alpha/beta hydrolase codes for the protein MSQALNLKVLQQGQGFPILCLHGHPGSGECMGVFCEPLSRQFLTLAPDLRGYGGSHTQEEFTMMDHLADLERLLDQHHISRCLVLGWSLGGILALELALRVPDRISGLILIATSASPRSKHPPVTWQDELWTGVASILNWLQPGRPWHIEYFGKRSLYRYLIQRHHQTAYQYLAKAALPAYLKTSGRAKRALSQALRSGYDRHGDLKEIKCPALILAAEQDYHITLESSLMTARELEKGTWQSYANAGHLFPWEIPTQVLQDIEGWIQSNPHLTR
- a CDS encoding N-acetylmuramoyl-L-alanine amidase, coding for MGRIFISAGHGGLTRGVQDPGAMVAETTEAREMILTRDLIVTELRLRNLDVLAVPDDLNLTQTIDWINVRATREDVALEIHADAFSNPTVRGASVFYIANNDDRKAHGDLLLLALLRRVPQLLSRGARPDTATGVGRLAFCRQIAAPSLLLEIGFLTNPDDRFIIQTRRRDIALGIADGLSSWSRAISGGSLPPSPPTSGTGPSEIVITVNGQFHDEKGILLNGNPYVPVDLIDSLGIEIPRTGQVRLVNYRSIVYIKAIELRDLNLSVTWDNNNRTVSLRSILKIYPAMLDQIMGRGQTSEVQLMMFLKTNHESSLAQFPDIAKLYREEAGMEGVNYDIAFCQMCVETTFLRFGGDVKPSQNNFASLGSIEGEPTGATFASTRLGVRAHIQHLKAYATKEPLVQELVDPRFRFITRGIAPQLEQLGGRWSADMEYGSRILALVRRLYESSGLL